The Streptomyces griseiscabiei genomic sequence AGACCTGGCGCATCACGGTCAAGCGCGAGAAGGCCGCCGACGGCACGGTCCCCGACGGTGAGGTCTCGTCCTGGCTGCACGCCCACGCCGAGGAGGGTGACCTCCTCGATGTGTCGCTGCCCTCCGGTGACCTCGCCCTGCCCGAGGGCGACACTCCCCTCCTCCTCGCCTCCGCCGGCATCGGCATCACCCCGATGCTGTCGATGCTCGACCATCTCGCCCTCACCTCCTCCTCGCGCCCCGTCACCGTCCTGCACGCCGACCGCTCCCCCCTCGACCATGTCCACCGGGACGAACAGGCGGAGCTCGTCGACCGTCTCACCGGTGCCGACCTTCACCTGTGGTACGAGAACGACGCCCACCGCTCCCCCGCCGCCCAGGTCTTCGCCGGGCGCGCCACCCTCGACCACCTCACCCCGGCCGCCGACACCACCGCCTACCTCTGCGGGCCACTGCCCTTCATGCGCCTGGTGCGCGGCGAACTGCTGGCCAAGGGACTGCACCCGTCCGCCATCCACTACGAGGTCTTCGGCCCCGACCTCTGGCTCACCGAGTAGGCGGCACGGGAACGGCGCGGGAACGGGGCGGAAGCGGGGCGGGTCAGGGACCCGGACAGCCCATGAGACGCACGTCACACCCGGCTCCCTGTCACGGATCGCCCCGGCTGCCCGGTCAGAGGGGTGTATCCGCCACACGGCAAGGAGATCACCGTGGAATCGCGTCTCAACTACTTCGGCCACCCTCTCGCGGGCAAGGTGCTGAAGCACATCAACTCGGCCGGCAAGGTGGTGTCGGACTCGACGCTGCCGGCCACCGTTCAGGAGCTGGTGAAGATCCGCGCGAGCCAGATCAACGGCTGTGGCTTCTGCACCGACATGCACACCAAGGACGCCGCCCACGCGGGAGAGACCCCGCAGCGCCTGCACCTGATCGCCGCCTGGCGCGAGGCCAAGGTCTTCACCGAGGCCGAGCGCGCCGCGCTCGAACTCACGGAGCAGGGCACCCGTATCGCCGACGCGGCCGGGGGCGTCACCGACGAGGCCTGGGCGAACGCCGCGAAGCACTACGACGAGGAGCAGCTGATCGCCCTGATCTCGCTCATCGCCGTCATCAACGCCTACAACCGCATCAATGTCATCAACCAGCAGCCCGCCGGGGACTACCAGCCGGGCCAGTTCGGCTAGACACCTCCCCGACCAGGCACCCACGGTCCGTCTCCACGCCGCCCCGACCCACGGCGAGGAGGCGGACTTCGCGGTTTCACCGCACCGACCTCGGCACTCGGGGCTCGTCGACCGGGGATGTCACAGATCGCGGGCCGGTCTGGTCGTAGTGGTGACAACACCGGCGATCGGAGTAGACCGTGGCACTCACCGAACAACGTCTTTCCACCATGGTGCTGGTGATCGGCACCGGAGGGGCCGGTCTGCGCGCGGCGATCGAACTGGCCGAGGCGGGCGTGGACGTCCTCGCGGTCGGCAAGCGGGCCAAGGAGGACGCGCACACGGCCCTCGCCGCCGGAGGGATCAACGCGGCGCTGGCCACCATGGACCCCGAGGACAGCTGGCAGCAGCACGCGGCGGACACCCTCAAGGAGAGCTATCTGCTCGCCGATCCCCGTACCGCCGAGATCGTCACCCGGGGCGCCGCCCGGGGCATCGACGACCTGGAGCGCTTCGGCATGGCGTTCGCGCGGGAGGAGGACGGCCGGATCTCCCAGCGGTTCTTCGGCGCGCACACGTTCCGGCGCACCGCCTTCGCGGGCGACTACACCGGCCTGGAGATCCAGCGGACGCTGATCAGGCGTGCGGAGCAGCTGAAGGTCCCCGTCCTCGACGGGGTGTACATCACGCGCCTCCTGACCCACGACGGGGCCGTCTTCGGCGCCTACGGCTTCGACCTGGCGAGCGGGACGCGGTATCTGATCCACGCCGACGCCGTG encodes the following:
- a CDS encoding carboxymuconolactone decarboxylase family protein, translated to MESRLNYFGHPLAGKVLKHINSAGKVVSDSTLPATVQELVKIRASQINGCGFCTDMHTKDAAHAGETPQRLHLIAAWREAKVFTEAERAALELTEQGTRIADAAGGVTDEAWANAAKHYDEEQLIALISLIAVINAYNRINVINQQPAGDYQPGQFG